In Wolbachia endosymbiont of Cimex lectularius, the following are encoded in one genomic region:
- the pstB gene encoding phosphate ABC transporter ATP-binding protein PstB — MNDTRASVENLNLWYGSKQVLFDINLDIYKRKVTTFIGPSGCGKSTFLRCFNRMNDYVPGCKAVGELVINGLGNIYSRDMDVVLLRAKVGMVFQKPNPFPKSIYDNVAYGPKLHGMVKNKQKLDEMVENGLTKVGLWEELKDRLQDSALDLSGGQQQRLCIARAIAVKPTILLMDEPCSALDPMATNAIENLIQELKLRFTIIMVTHSMKQAKKLSDSVIFFCNGKIVESGSVQEIFEDAQSPLTKEYILDH; from the coding sequence ATGAACGATACACGTGCCTCTGTTGAAAATTTAAATCTCTGGTATGGCTCTAAGCAAGTTTTATTCGATATAAATTTGGATATTTATAAAAGAAAAGTTACTACTTTTATCGGGCCATCTGGGTGTGGTAAATCAACCTTTTTGCGCTGTTTTAATCGCATGAATGATTATGTACCAGGGTGCAAAGCTGTTGGTGAGTTGGTTATCAACGGGCTAGGTAATATATATTCACGTGATATGGATGTTGTGCTACTTAGAGCAAAAGTTGGCATGGTATTTCAAAAGCCCAATCCTTTTCCAAAGTCAATATATGATAACGTTGCTTATGGACCCAAATTGCATGGCATGGTGAAGAATAAGCAAAAATTAGACGAAATGGTGGAAAATGGTTTAACTAAGGTCGGTTTATGGGAAGAGCTGAAAGATAGATTGCAGGATAGCGCATTGGATTTATCTGGTGGCCAACAACAGAGATTGTGCATTGCCCGTGCAATTGCAGTGAAGCCAACTATTTTATTAATGGATGAACCATGTTCCGCTCTTGATCCAATGGCAACCAATGCAATCGAAAACCTTATACAAGAGCTGAAATTAAGGTTTACCATAATTATGGTGACTCATTCGATGAAACAAGCTAAAAAGCTGTCTGATAGCGTAATCTTCTTTTGTAATGGCAAGATTGTTGAATCTGGAAGTGTTCAAGAAATATTCGAAGATGCTCAATCTCCCTTAACGAAAGAGTATATTCTGGATCATTAA
- the dxr gene encoding 1-deoxy-D-xylulose-5-phosphate reductoisomerase, giving the protein MKKVSVLGSTGSIGKKTVDLLLKRKEEYQVEALSAHSNFALLAYQAKLLNARYVAISDKRFYKDLKESLLGTNIKIEVGAKGLANVASLPVDLSVVAIVGIAGLEPVMQVMESGTKIIALANKESIVCGGKLLFKKAKEKSVQIIPIDSEHNAIFQVLQSDDRCVEKIILTASGGPFLNCSLEQLRNVVANQALSHPTWNMGKKISVDSATMMNKALEIIEAHNLFNISPNKIEAVVHPESIIHGVVVYKDGFNFAVLAETDMAILISYALSWPERSALSYKLDLTKQKKLTFQEPDHRRFPALKLSMEVLNSSAPQTNSIVLNAANEIAVNKFLKSQIGFLEIVKVVKSTVESFDGYADVNSLSDIINIDFESRVIASEAIESKVLVHSGI; this is encoded by the coding sequence GTGAAAAAGGTTTCAGTTTTAGGATCAACAGGAAGTATTGGAAAAAAGACTGTAGACTTACTACTGAAGAGAAAAGAAGAATACCAGGTAGAAGCACTTAGTGCCCACTCGAATTTTGCTCTACTGGCATATCAAGCAAAACTGCTAAATGCGAGATATGTTGCTATCTCTGATAAAAGGTTTTATAAAGATTTAAAAGAAAGTCTACTTGGTACAAACATCAAAATAGAAGTTGGCGCTAAAGGTTTAGCAAATGTTGCTTCTTTGCCCGTCGATCTCTCAGTTGTTGCAATAGTTGGCATTGCAGGCCTTGAGCCAGTTATGCAGGTTATGGAGAGTGGTACCAAAATCATTGCACTAGCAAACAAAGAAAGTATTGTTTGTGGTGGGAAATTACTATTTAAGAAAGCTAAAGAGAAAAGCGTACAGATAATTCCTATTGACTCTGAACACAACGCAATTTTTCAAGTTTTGCAAAGTGACGATAGATGCGTAGAAAAGATTATACTCACTGCTTCTGGTGGACCATTTCTAAATTGTAGCCTTGAGCAATTAAGAAATGTTGTGGCAAATCAGGCACTAAGTCACCCTACTTGGAATATGGGAAAGAAAATCTCGGTTGATAGTGCAACAATGATGAATAAAGCGCTAGAGATAATAGAAGCACATAATTTGTTTAACATTAGCCCAAATAAAATTGAAGCAGTAGTGCACCCTGAATCGATAATACATGGAGTTGTAGTTTACAAGGATGGTTTTAACTTTGCTGTGCTCGCAGAGACTGACATGGCAATTCTCATCTCATATGCTCTGTCTTGGCCAGAAAGGTCAGCTTTGAGTTATAAATTAGATTTAACAAAGCAAAAAAAATTGACCTTTCAAGAACCTGATCATAGGCGCTTTCCCGCGCTAAAGCTCAGCATGGAAGTGCTGAATTCTTCTGCTCCACAAACAAATAGTATTGTTCTCAATGCTGCAAACGAAATAGCCGTTAATAAATTTTTGAAGTCACAAATCGGCTTTTTAGAGATAGTAAAGGTGGTGAAGTCAACGGTAGAAAGTTTTGATGGTTACGCTGATGTTAATTCACTATCCGACATAATCAATATTGATTTTGAAAGCCGTGTTATTGCCAGCGAGGCTATTGAGAGTAAAGTTCTTGTGCATAGCGGAATTTAA
- the hemJ gene encoding protoporphyrinogen oxidase HemJ, protein MDYYHWLEAFHVISVIMWMAGMLYLPRLYVYHATVKPGSENDSLLQIMEKRLLRFIINPAMLFSLGFGITLMVMREAYREGWFHIKALALFFIFAVHGLLARHRKNFAMGLNRKNHVYFRIVNEVVTVLIIIIIIAVIVKPFR, encoded by the coding sequence ATGGATTATTACCACTGGCTCGAAGCTTTTCACGTTATCTCCGTCATTATGTGGATGGCAGGTATGCTCTATTTACCGAGGCTTTACGTCTACCATGCAACCGTAAAGCCAGGATCGGAAAACGATAGCTTACTCCAAATAATGGAGAAAAGACTTCTAAGATTTATCATAAACCCTGCAATGCTCTTTTCGCTTGGTTTTGGCATCACATTAATGGTTATGAGAGAGGCATACCGCGAAGGGTGGTTCCACATAAAAGCACTAGCATTATTCTTTATATTTGCTGTTCATGGACTACTTGCAAGGCACAGGAAAAACTTTGCAATGGGCTTAAATAGGAAAAATCATGTTTATTTCCGTATTGTAAATGAAGTTGTTACAGTATTGATAATAATTATAATTATTGCGGTTATCGTAAAACCGTTTCGCTAG
- the pdhA gene encoding pyruvate dehydrogenase (acetyl-transferring) E1 component subunit alpha — protein sequence MKAENFTKEQVIGFYRKMLLIRRFEEKAGQLYGMGLIGGFCHLSIGQEAVAVGTQAASKSGDALITSYRDHGLMLACGSDPNVVMAELTGKETGCSKGKGGSMHIFDIEKKFFGGHGIVGAQVPIGTGIAFANRYKKKDNVVFTYFGDGAANQGQVYESFNMAALWKLPVVYIIENNGYAMGTSVQRSTLVTELYRRGEGFGIPGKQVDGMDFFSVYEEASEAAKYVRNGKGPILLEVKTYRYRGHSMSDPATYRSKEEVEDMKQNHDPISTLKKYMVDNKIAAEEECKAIDKEVRDLVKKSEDFAKKSKEPSVDELYTDVYKSVNR from the coding sequence ATGAAAGCGGAAAATTTCACTAAAGAACAGGTGATTGGATTCTACAGGAAAATGCTACTCATACGCAGATTTGAGGAAAAAGCAGGACAATTGTATGGAATGGGCTTAATAGGCGGATTCTGTCACCTATCGATAGGACAAGAGGCAGTTGCAGTTGGAACGCAAGCTGCGTCAAAGTCCGGTGATGCTTTGATCACAAGTTATAGAGACCACGGTTTAATGCTGGCATGTGGCTCTGATCCAAACGTTGTGATGGCAGAACTGACCGGTAAAGAGACGGGATGCTCAAAAGGCAAAGGTGGTTCAATGCATATATTTGATATTGAAAAAAAATTCTTCGGTGGACATGGAATAGTGGGTGCACAGGTTCCAATTGGCACAGGAATAGCATTTGCTAATAGATATAAGAAAAAAGACAACGTGGTATTCACGTATTTTGGCGATGGTGCTGCAAACCAAGGGCAAGTGTATGAATCATTCAATATGGCAGCTTTATGGAAGTTACCTGTGGTTTATATTATAGAGAATAATGGATACGCAATGGGAACCTCCGTGCAAAGATCAACTTTAGTAACTGAGTTATATAGGAGAGGAGAGGGTTTTGGCATTCCTGGAAAGCAAGTTGATGGAATGGATTTTTTCTCTGTTTATGAGGAGGCAAGTGAGGCAGCTAAGTACGTGCGTAATGGAAAAGGGCCTATTCTGCTTGAAGTGAAGACATACCGATATCGCGGCCATTCGATGTCAGACCCTGCAACTTATCGTTCAAAAGAAGAAGTTGAAGATATGAAGCAAAACCATGATCCTATAAGCACTTTGAAGAAGTACATGGTAGATAATAAGATTGCTGCAGAGGAAGAATGCAAAGCAATTGACAAAGAAGTGCGCGATTTAGTGAAAAAATCAGAAGATTTTGCCAAAAAGAGTAAAGAACCAAGCGTTGATGAGCTGTATACTGATGTTTACAAATCTGTCAACCGTTAA
- the tldD gene encoding metalloprotease TldD, with the protein MSDNLNLDQIFFAQNNVNINNVYKIVNHALSNSDGGELFLEFCQSESLVFNDNILKHMDLNTRRGFGLRSFCEDSTSFVCSSEISEKEISNAASIVKSSVSLNKTNSISLSKETKNLYSKTNPINEIDLSSKIKLLNEVNEYVRSKNNCVKQVKITLSGEWQVVQIIKGDHRLSDIRPLVRFNVLVIVEKDGRTERGSAGHGGRDSYSKFISGKKWKEVANQALEQALVNLEAVPTPAGEMTVVLGSGWPGVLLHEAVGHGLEGDFNRKGVSAFSNSIGKQVAASGITVVDDGTLSNLRGSISIDDEGTPSGYNVLIEDGILKGYMQDHMNAKLMGVNPTGNGRRESYKEVTMPRMTNTYMLPGKHTPEEIISSVKKGLYAVNFGGGQVDITSGKFVFSSSEAYLIENGKVTQPVKGATLIGDGPTVLKKVSMVGNDLKLDPGIGTCSKDGQNVPVGVGQPTLKVDAITVGGTEL; encoded by the coding sequence ATGTCGGACAATTTAAACTTAGATCAAATATTTTTTGCTCAAAACAATGTTAATATTAATAACGTATATAAAATAGTCAACCATGCTTTGAGCAATAGCGATGGCGGTGAGCTATTTTTAGAGTTTTGTCAGTCAGAGTCTCTGGTTTTCAATGATAACATATTGAAACACATGGATTTGAATACCAGAAGGGGATTTGGCCTGAGGTCTTTTTGCGAGGACAGCACATCTTTTGTTTGTTCTTCTGAGATTAGCGAAAAAGAAATTAGTAACGCTGCTTCTATAGTTAAAAGCTCAGTGTCTTTGAACAAAACAAATTCAATAAGCTTAAGCAAAGAGACAAAAAACCTATATTCGAAAACTAACCCCATAAATGAAATAGATCTAAGCTCAAAAATTAAACTGCTCAACGAGGTTAATGAGTATGTAAGATCCAAAAATAACTGCGTGAAGCAAGTAAAAATAACTCTAAGTGGAGAATGGCAAGTCGTACAAATAATAAAAGGTGATCACAGATTAAGCGATATTAGGCCTTTAGTACGTTTTAATGTGCTGGTTATCGTAGAGAAAGATGGTCGCACCGAAAGAGGTTCTGCAGGACACGGTGGACGGGATTCTTATAGTAAGTTTATTTCTGGGAAAAAGTGGAAGGAAGTTGCAAACCAGGCTTTAGAACAAGCATTAGTAAATCTTGAAGCAGTTCCAACTCCGGCCGGAGAGATGACAGTTGTTCTAGGTTCGGGCTGGCCAGGAGTGTTGTTACACGAAGCTGTAGGTCATGGACTCGAAGGCGATTTTAATCGTAAAGGAGTATCAGCATTTTCAAATTCTATTGGTAAACAAGTAGCAGCTAGTGGCATCACAGTAGTTGATGATGGAACTCTGTCTAATTTGCGTGGTTCTATTAGCATAGATGATGAAGGTACTCCTTCTGGTTATAATGTGTTGATAGAAGATGGAATCCTCAAAGGATATATGCAGGATCATATGAATGCTAAACTCATGGGGGTAAACCCAACTGGTAATGGTAGAAGGGAAAGTTATAAGGAAGTTACTATGCCGCGCATGACAAACACCTATATGTTGCCAGGAAAACATACACCCGAAGAAATAATATCTAGCGTGAAGAAAGGTCTATATGCAGTAAATTTTGGTGGTGGGCAGGTTGATATAACATCAGGAAAATTTGTTTTCTCATCTTCAGAAGCTTATTTGATAGAAAACGGCAAAGTTACTCAGCCAGTCAAAGGAGCGACGTTAATTGGTGACGGGCCAACAGTACTAAAAAAAGTATCCATGGTTGGCAACGACTTAAAGCTAGATCCCGGTATTGGCACATGTTCGAAAGACGGACAAAACGTGCCTGTTGGAGTTGGTCAACCAACACTCAAAGTTGATGCAATTACGGTAGGCGGAACTGAGTTATAA
- the hslU gene encoding ATP-dependent protease ATPase subunit HslU: MSSEQKILCTNFSNQLVRLSEGQFYGSDTYNEKNDLCEDTKNGCDSNNNNAQINNSTQVLLDDLPPQKIVKELDRFIIGQNDAKRAVAIALRNRWRRNKVFLPLRDEIIPKNILMIGHTGIGKTEIARRLAKLAGAPFIKVEATKFTEIGYVGRDVDSIIRDLVDAAIVLVKEKARKALAKKALNLVERIIVNSMVGEDATEESKRVFREKLRNKEFEDGEVSINVRESKSMLPAFDIPGMPGGQVGVVNVTELVGKMFNGGKKTKTITVKVKEAREILINEESEKLMDEDKIIKEAIDLVSNEGIVFLDEIDKIAARTEVKGEINREGVQRDLLPLLEGTTVSTKYGHVKTDHILFIASGAFHLSKPSDLLPELQGRLPIRVELKALTQEDLIRILKEPESSLLKQYIALMKTENVILEFTDDGIETIAEIAFTVNRQVENIGARRLHTIMEKLLDEISFIATEKNGEKFVIDGKYVKDKLESISIQLDLSKFIL; the protein is encoded by the coding sequence GTAGTGATACCTACAATGAGAAAAATGACCTCTGTGAAGACACTAAAAATGGCTGTGATTCAAATAACAACAATGCCCAAATTAATAACAGTACACAAGTCTTATTGGACGATCTGCCGCCACAAAAGATAGTTAAGGAGTTGGATAGGTTCATAATTGGACAGAATGATGCAAAACGTGCTGTCGCTATTGCACTCAGGAACCGTTGGCGTCGCAATAAAGTTTTTCTTCCTTTACGTGATGAAATTATACCTAAAAATATACTGATGATTGGTCATACAGGGATTGGTAAAACAGAAATAGCTCGCCGCTTAGCGAAGCTTGCGGGTGCGCCGTTCATAAAAGTTGAAGCAACGAAATTCACCGAAATAGGATATGTCGGGCGTGATGTTGACTCGATAATACGTGATTTAGTTGATGCAGCAATAGTTTTAGTTAAAGAGAAAGCTCGCAAAGCTTTAGCTAAAAAAGCTTTGAATTTAGTTGAGAGGATAATAGTTAATTCTATGGTTGGTGAAGATGCAACCGAAGAGAGTAAAAGGGTTTTCAGAGAAAAACTGAGAAATAAAGAGTTTGAAGATGGGGAAGTTTCCATTAACGTCAGAGAAAGTAAGAGTATGCTACCAGCTTTTGATATACCAGGCATGCCAGGTGGGCAAGTTGGCGTGGTGAACGTCACAGAACTAGTGGGCAAGATGTTTAATGGGGGCAAAAAAACAAAAACTATTACAGTTAAGGTAAAAGAAGCTCGAGAAATATTGATTAACGAAGAAAGTGAGAAGTTAATGGATGAAGACAAGATAATCAAAGAAGCGATTGATCTTGTTAGCAATGAAGGCATAGTATTTTTGGATGAAATAGATAAAATTGCAGCACGTACAGAAGTAAAAGGTGAAATCAATAGAGAAGGAGTACAACGTGATTTATTACCACTGCTTGAAGGAACAACTGTTTCAACTAAGTATGGCCATGTGAAGACAGACCATATATTATTTATTGCATCTGGTGCTTTTCATTTATCTAAACCGTCTGACCTTTTGCCAGAATTGCAGGGTAGATTACCTATTAGAGTAGAGCTTAAGGCACTTACTCAAGAGGATTTAATAAGAATATTAAAGGAACCTGAGTCTAGTTTATTGAAGCAGTACATAGCTTTAATGAAAACAGAAAATGTAATACTTGAATTCACCGATGATGGCATCGAAACTATAGCTGAAATAGCGTTTACAGTTAATAGGCAAGTGGAAAATATAGGTGCAAGAAGGCTCCACACTATCATGGAGAAACTTTTAGATGAAATAAGTTTTATTGCTACTGAGAAGAATGGTGAAAAATTTGTTATAGATGGCAAGTATGTGAAAGATAAGCTCGAATCGATTTCAATACAGTTGGATTTATCTAAGTTTATACTTTAA